TTGGAACGCCAACAGACGCTGGTCGGCGACGGGCAGGATCGAAGCGGGGAACCTCAGGAGCTAAATGCTTGAGCCTCTAccccatgagctaaaagccaactgcctgtgagcgaaggctgtagagcagactcatttataTCTCTCTTTAAGTGCTCGCGGATGGGACAGGACACCACACTGAGGCGGTGTGTAGGTTacacaatctctttatcatgaaagttgaacttacaaatgaagaattatgtacaaaaaaataactgcattaaaaattaaataatgtaaaagtccactcagttctacttcttgttcagccaatcactcgaaaacaagtttgtttacatttataggagataatgctgcccgcttcttgttcacaatatcacctgaaagtgagaacaggcattcacatggcactgttgtagcaggcatcgcaagatatttatgtgacaGCTgcactaaagagtcatatgtcccttcatgcttcaaccaccattccaggggacatgcatccatgctgatggcgggttctgctcgataacgatccaaagcagggTGGAGcaatgtatgttcattttcatcatctgagtcagatgccaccagcagaaggttgattttcttttttggttgttcgggttctgtagtttccacatcggagtggtgttcttttaagacttctgaaagcatgctccacacctcatccctctcagattttggaaggcacttcagattcttaaaccttgggtcaagtgctgtagctatccttagaactctcacattgataccttctttgcgcTTTGTCAGATCTGctctgaaagtgtttttaaaatgaacaatatatgctgggtcatcatccaagacttccataacatgaaatatatggcagaatgcgggtaaaacaaagaaggagacatacaattctcccccacaaggagttcagtcacaaatttaattaacacttttttttttttaaaccatcatcagcatggaagcatgtcctctggaatggtgtccgAAGCTCAAAGGGACATAAGAATGTTAGCATATCTggaacgtaaataccttgcaatgctggctacaaaagtgccatgcgaatgcccgttctcactttcaggtgagattgtaaataagaagtgggcagcattatctcctgtaaacgtaaacaaacttgttttgtcttagcaattggctgaacaagaagtaagactgagtggacttgcaggctctaaagttttacattgttttgattttgagtgcagttatgtaacaaaaaaaaatctacatttgtaaattgcactttcatgataaaaagattgcattatggtacttgtatgaggtgaattgaaaaacactatttcttttattttcacagtgcaaatatttgtaataaaaataatacaaagtgagcactgtacactttgtattgtgttgtaattgaaatcaatataattaaaatgtagaaaaacatccaaaaataaatgtcaattggtattctattgtttaaaagtgggattaatcacaatttttttttaattgcgattgattttttttaatcacgtcCGTTAACTGCGactaatcaacagccctaaaaaTTACTTATTTCGAATCTTCCTTGGTATTTCAGACTCTGCACCCAAACCAGCCTTTGAGACAGATGGAGACCTGTTAGAATACCTGCTAAATCTGGGGAGCATTGACAGGAACGATGGATTGCTGGTCACCTGGTACCATTCTGCAAACAAAAAGAGCGAGCTGGCGGATGCCTTGAagagtaaaatatattttttccatctgtaataaCCTGTGTAGCTAGGAAAGCTAAGATAGCAAGGGGAGCAGGGTCTCACACTTCAGAGTGTAATCAGATCATCTGCAGGAtgcagaaaggaattttccccccccTTTCTCACTGGGTACAGCACTGAACAATTGACTACATATTTAGTGGGGAGTtttccttcctttgaagcatggCCAAAAGCAGGATGCCAGACTACGTGATTCAGTGGTCTCGCCCAGTCTGGCAAATCCTAGGTCCCTGtcctttttgtttctaattaCATGATATTGGAAAGCCATAGGGTCAGATCCtggttccactgatgtcaatagcaaaactcctggttgacttcagtggggccaggatttcactcaggaGAGTTAGTTGCCAGCACGCAATGTAGGGAGCTCCGGCAAACACTGAGAATATTCGATGTTGGAATGATTTGATCAAAATAGTGGCACCTGAGCATTTGTTGAGTGATTCATTTATCAATTTATCTGATTGGGGCAAAAAAGATATTTCCTACCCAGAAGACAATGCTGAGGGGCTTATCCCACATTTAAGATAAAACTAAATGGATTGAaactgggctttgtaatagtaaAAAGTAGAATACTTAAGGAAGAGAAGAGGGCTGCTCAAGTTTAGTGTTCAGATGAGAACATCATTCCACACACTGAACCAAGCAGCAGAAATCCCGGATATGCTGAAAGTTAGGGCTGACCTGAAGCGATAAGCCGGGCTTGCTTATAGCTTCATGAGATAAAGCTAGTCTGTAAAAGTTGAATGTTTCGTGCCACATTCACCTGAAGCAGTTTTATCTTGTGGTGATAACGTACAAGAGGAAAGTACAGAAAGCTCCATAGTGATGCAAGACAGTaccaaaaaaatcagctttttCCAACCTTGAGAGATAAATCACAGATTAGGGGTTTATCTGCTAACTCAGGTTCATCACAGAGCATTTGGAACCATTccagaaagaaaaactgaaacTTTCCAGTCTGGTATCACTCACCTGGAATGGCCAGGGACTAGTTACAGCTGGAAGAGAGGGGGGATTTGtggcctgatctgaagcccagttaaattaatggaaagactcctgttgactttaaggggcattggatcaggccttttgtTATCATCTCTCTAATCATTTAATGGACCATAGGggctcctcctttccctggcCATATTTATGATCAGAGCAAAAACTATTATCCTGGAACTGGTGAAGCTGCTGGCTGCCTTGTAGGTGACCATCCCACTTAAAGAAAGACATTGCGGCTCCTTGGTCTAGCAGAGGCAGGAAACATCACATATGTATCTGTGAGAGACACAGGGCTTGAGCCTCCAAGAGCTGAGCATTGTGGCCCCTAtctagtaaagcacttaagcacatgcttaactttaagcacctgagtaaTTCATCAACTTCAGTATGACTATGCAcaggcttaaatgctttgctgggtaGTGAACAGAGtgtgcagcaccttgcaggattgagcccatagGGAGCTGCCTTCATATGTTGTGAAGACACTGACAAGTGTGGAGGGTGTAATTTACATACACAGACTCCAGTCAAGGATTCATACTGTGAATTCATTGCGCACACAGGTGATGTCATGATCCTGGAAGCAGATGTCAACATAGAAGGACATAACACTCCTAATGAGACCGACAAGCCCATCATGGCCCATCCCCCCGCTACTTACAGTGACAACACTCTTCAGGAATGGCTGGATGTCGTCCTTAACTCATCTAGCAAAGGTAATCTAAAGTGCTATGCCTTTAAACAAGCTGATGTAACCTTTTGCCCTGAGTGGTCTATGAACATACGGAATTCGGAAGCATGCTCTTCACACCCCATTTGGCAGGGAATGAAGGGGCAGTGCTGGGGACTAGCAATAGGCAATGTTAaagatatcatcatcatcatcaattatTTGTACGACCATAGTGCCAAGGAGCcttagtcctggaccaggaccctatgGTGCTGTAGAAACAGGCCTCCTATTTACATTTGTGCATAATTGGCCAGCTGCTATTATCAAATACAAATGGAATTTCTCAATGGATTCTTTCTCGGACAGGTATCAAGCTGGATTTCAAAAGCATCAAGGCAGTTGGCCCATCTCTGAATATTTTACTAAAGAAATCCTCGGAAGTGAAGCTCAATAGACCTCTGTGGTTGAACGCAGATATTCTAATGGGTCCCAATGTCCCCATAAACACTGCAATTAACGCAAGTTTGTgagtaaaatgcatttttcttaaaTCACTTTCATGGCTTATTTTGCACTTTTCAGTTACTTATATCCCAGGATGTACTGACCACTTCCATAGCTTTGGAACAAAATACGCTGTTATACACTAGCAACAGTCCTCTACTGCAGTAAGAAATCTGTGACCCCAAGAAGCGCCAAGAATGGAGTTCGGTTAAAGAGCTGACAAAGATGggcaaaaaaaagtttatataGGAAAGAAGACGACAACCAACCATTTAAGATCCCAGGTCACTGAGTGCCTAATCCAGCTATTCACGTGCGTGGGGGgctttcaataggctttggatcaagcccccgGAGAACATATTTAGATTCCAGAAATCACTCCCTCCTCCAGTTGCCTGCTGGAGTCTTGAGTTTAATAATCCTTGGTTACCCTGTAACAGCTGGTAACACTGTTAGCCAGGGCTATgcaaaaattttccattgaaactgtttgacagaaaattgtgtttttaaactaaaacagCTTCCCATGgagaattttgacttttcatcaaaaaatctAAACCCTTGAAAATTTACAAATTCTGATCTGGGGACACCACCACGGTGACTCATGGGAGTTGTATCTTGGAGGTctcctgctcccattctcctctacgGTAAATAAAGGAGAAActgatttttgaactctgttGGTTTAAAGTGATCTGCTCAAATTTCTCAGTGCACATACTGTTATTAATAGGAGCTCTCAGactgtatttaaaaaattaaaacctaCATCTTTAAGCCCACAAAAAAGCCAGGAGTTACAGAGTTAACACTGAAAATCTGGGGTTTCCATCCCAAATTTAGCTCAGACTATTTtggaacacacacaccccaccggAAAGGGAGTTAAAGTAGGAGCAACAGAATGGACTTTTAAACTCCGCTCTGAACTTTTTCCTCTcgtaaggaaaaaaaatcctgtacaGTTTAATAGGAATCAAACCAGTGGGGTTCtacagaaattactctaaaaacctACAGAGTTTCTATTTTCTATACAATTGTTAAATCAACCTCTGGCATTTTAACCCAGGATTTCAAAACGCcagagtctttttaaaaaaaaaaaaaaattagctggaATGGATAGCCCAGCCCAAAGTCCAAACTTTCTGAGGTTCACCAACACCTAGACTCTATTTTTGTACAGTTTTTCCAAATTACTACGTCTTTTACTGCATTGCTCAAAATACATGGCAATCCGAGCATGGACTGGGGTAAAGTTCCTCTTTTTATTCAGGATTCTGTCACCAGACAGGTATTTTCACTCAGCACCATTTGCAGTCTTATGTGAATCAATAGAGAGGCCACTTCTGCTTCATATGAGGAGCAAGCCAAGGGTCTAATGGGTTAGCGTTGAGCTACAGTAAAACCTACCTGTCCACAGCAAAATTTCCCAGTCAATATGCATCACCGTGATGAGTTTCTACTGTGGTCTGCCCAGACTCTCACCTGTTTCCCAAGaggcgggagggggagagagtTCTTGAGAGTTGCCTATAAAAAGCAGTGTGTGTAGTACAGTAGATATAAAAGGAGTGCCATCTGGTGTGTTGTTCATAAGTTTGTAGGTTTAATAAAGTTGTTGTTTACTGGCTTCTTGCTTGCAGGTCTTAACAGTAACTGTTGCTCTGTACGTGGTTCCTTTAGATTCCTCTCACTCGTCCAGGAGAAGTACCCAAACTGCACACTCTCTCTAGGGTGGACGACCCTCTATTCATTTCTGTTCCCCAACAAAACCTACACTCAGAAAATGATTCAAGAGATGCATAGCATCGCGGGGACGCTGCCCCAAAGGGTCACCTTCCCTGCCAGGGCCGTCCTGTTGAGATTGGCTTGGCCCCATTTCAGCTGGCTGCTGGCTCAGTCGCATAGGTAAGGAGTTAACCACACAAGTTCATCTTTAGTCCTTTGAGCAGGATTAACTAAACcacttaaaccagtggttctcaacttttccagatgactggacccctttcaggagtctgatttgtcttgagtacccctgGTATCACCTAACTCAATAACTACTTGCCAACAAAGtcagaaatgaaattcaaaagggTGTCACAGCCTatgattactgaaaaattgctgactttctcatttttaccatagaattataaaataaatccattggaatataagtattgtacttccatttcccTGTGATGCTTGAGCCTGTTTTTCCACTGGTGAGCCgggtctgaagcccaagccctgccgtccagggctggagcatgtaACTGTTTCGTGGGGGGACCCTATGGCGTGGGTCCCCGGGCAGTTGCCTTGCCAcctcctaatgccagccctgcatcTGTGACCCCCCTAAACCCATCCCATGACCACCCTTGGGGCTGCaagccccaggttgagaaacactgatctagatgagttgagtatgccctagaagacctctgcgtacccccaaggGTCCAcatacccctagttgagaaccactgacttaaagAACGGTACCGGCCACCAGCACCTTGCCTACACTGCAGCTCCAAGTGGTCGGGCCTCTAAGTACAAATTATTCCCATGTCACAGAAACCTTTCTATAGTCAGACACTTGCAAATAAACAACCCTTCTACAGTGTCTCTCATTAAAAGAGAACTGCTCAGGGTGCTGGACAGTGTCATCTTTCCAGATCCCTAAACCTACAGAGCATCACTTATTTTCAGAACTAAAAACTTCCATTTGAAAGGGACCAAACTAGCTATGGCTAATTAGACAACTGTACCTCCAGTATTGAAAAGCCAGCCAGAGAACCTGCGAGAATCCCAGGCCAGCTCAATGCTCTCTCTTCTCCACAGGTATAGCCTGACTCTGTGGCAGGGGAAGATGGATCCAATCACAGTGGAAGATCTCCTGTTCATCCGGGATAATAGCCGTGCTGAACAAATCTATTACGACATTTACAATCCTGTTCTCTCTCAGTTCAAGGAAGTAGCATGTATGTTTGTATCACAGTAGCGCCCAGAGGCACCAAATGAGAttgggaccccactgtgctaggtgctgtacatacacataggaGGAGACAGTCCCCGCTCCAAAAAAGcttatctaaatagacaagacaaagggtgtgagaagaaactgaggctcagagaggtgaagtgacttgtgtAAGGTgacagcagctcagtggcagagctgggaatagaagccagggcTACTGACTCCCCTTCCATTGCCCTGTCCCcaaggccacactgcctcctaaAGCTACACCAATTTCAAAGGGGCTCAGACCCACGGTGGTGAGACCGTCCAAGTGCGCCTTCGCTAGCAGCTAACTTGAGCCCACTTGAAAGAACAATTATGAAAGGCAGAGAAAATGTCCTGGCTATATTTTGATGTGCACTTATGCAGTGAGGGTGCTCTATACTGTAAATAGGCACTTGCTCTGGGACCTGTAACaaagtttctttgttttaaagaaagggGTTGTgctcttttttctccttttttgatACACAGGAGGCCTGAAAGATTGTTTAAAGGTTTCTTCTGCTAGTTTTTTACCTTGAAGATATCATAAGTCTGGTTTCCAGTTAGTGTTGCTGGAAGACTTGTTGAGGCCATAAAGGATATCTATCTGATGGCACACACTGACTGAAAAGGCACAGGTGTTGAGTCTAGAACAAAGGCATCCTTTCTCCCGAGCATCCGTTACCCATTAGAGTTAAGTAGGTGTTAACCAAAACAAATTCCCAGAGTTTTAAACAGTCTGGGCTAAAAAAAAAGGTCTTCCTCCTTCAGTAGCTCCTAAGCTAGTCTTTTGTGATGTCATGATTTCATTAGATCTCTGGGTTCTTCCAAGGTAGAGAAGACCTACATTTCTAAAGTCATAAAATTAAAGTAGAAGAATTAAAAAGTAAATTCAAGGTTTCCATTATACATCGAAGAAACAAACAAGGAATCATTAGAGAGACAATAATCCATTTTCTCCCCTGCCTTTTGCAGGTTACTCATCCTGTACAGTCAGGAAGTATTCGTCCCAAGCTCTGCTCTCAGGTCCCTCTGCACAACACATGGGATTGGCAGAATTTGAGGCTGACCCTTTCAGTTTGGGAGCAATGAGTCCCTCTACCTTCCCCTACCGCCTCCCGAACTAGTAGGCACCCTTTTCTCAGAAGTGTACTTGCTTCCCCTCTGGTACAAGAAGGATAAACAGCTGTACTCCACTTAGTCAAGATGGGGTTTTATTGGCTCTATTCCAGAGACCCAACTTAACTTAATGATCATGTGTACTACTTAAGACTATTAGCTAAATTGCTGCTTATTGGGAACACATTCAAGCTAGGTCAAGGGACTAAGCAGTGTTTAACTATATGTGAAATTCTAGGCTGTGATCTAGTTTGAGCAGAGTCAGATGACAAAGTGGTAAATATGGTCTACACGATAGTTTCAACTGTTACCATAGTTGGTACAGCTGTCATGATGGCAAGTTATGGCTCCTACATGGTATCCTACTGTAGCCATAGCCCTAAAGACAAAAGCACACACAGTACTCTGAAAGGGAATGATTTTACTCAgcattttccccctcctctcaaCCCAACAGTGAATTCAACAAGAAAGAGATTCTACTATCCTGGAGGCAATTTGCTAGATTACTTTCACCCAGCAGACTCCGATGAACTATGGATAGAGTGGTATGGGATGGATCACTATGAGAACAGGCTGGAAACACTGTCAATTCTTAAAGGTGAGTAACACGTCTTTCCCCATGTACCGATCTAACAGAACTGGAGGGGTTTTCATAAGTCGTCACAGACGTGGCAGTTCCTAAGAGTTGTAGCTCATGCTATAGTTCTCAGACTAGGGTCAGTAAGTCCCAGTGAACTTTCTGGTGGCCTATAAACCCAATTTACAGACAGCAGTGAGGCAGGTTAGGTAATTGAGAGcttgggaatggatgacaggagTAGTCTATGCATCTCCTAGAACAAAGCCTGCAGAACATGTTGCAAAAAACACCACAATAATGAGAACAGTGTAAGGAGACAGGGTGAAACAAGGGGATATAAATGGGATTAAACTgagcacaaggttattgtaggggggtttcAGTACTGCTAACCTTACTGCTGCaggcggtggcgctgccttcagaactgggcagctggagagcgctggctgctggccaggagcctaGTGCTgaaagcagcagtgcagagataagggtggcatggtacggttttgccacccttacttcagcactgctcctggcagggcgctgccttcagagctgggcacccggctctgaaggcaacgcacaaataagggtggcaatactgtgactccCCTgtaacttccttttgggtcaggacctccaatttgagaaacgctggtctccccatgaaatctgtatagtataaggtaaaagcacacaagaccagcTTTCATGGGGggaaaccagatttcacgggTCCTGACGTGTTTTTCACGtcggtgaatttggtagggccctatctatgaAATAGTCTATGAAAGCAGTAGGAAAAGACCCATTGTTGGAGTAATATAAAACCAGGCTGTTTCAGGCAATGAAGAATCTATATGAGGAACAATCCTGGGTTAGGTTAGAAGCAGGATTAAGATTCCCAAATGCTACTGGTCGAAAGGCCAAAAGGTGGAAGGTTACCTCTTACCCTAGTGTGAATCTCACTATGCTACCAGATATGAATCAATTATTTTCCCCATCCCCAATTAACTATCTGGAGAGGATACACTAGGAACTGGTGGATGATGCACAGAACAGTGAAAGCGCTCGTTATCTGCAGTTAAGAATACACTTTGAATCAATTACGCAGGCAATCAGTATCTATCATTGTTGTATATTAAATATCATATAGTCCAATGAAAATTAGCGGTTGAATTGTTTCTACCCAAACACATATAATGGAGCCGTGTAGCTCCTTTCCTCCCTTTAAATCTTAGTGCTAATTACACATAACAAATACATTGCTATGTTAAAGGGATCACTGAGGCTCAGGCTGTTATGTACTATCTCcctttcctttgttctccagaaAAGAGGGGCATGATTGCCTTGGACATTGCATTACAGAACAGCACCAGTGGAAATCTCATTCCCGTTGCACTGTATCCATCAGCAGGCCTCCCCCTGGAACAGTGTCTAGTTACAGTATACAGACATCTCAATCCTTGGGGGATATTCCTGAACATAACAGAACCTGGAGCACTTCGCCCTACTCTTGAGCTCCTTAGTAAGCTATATGCCCAGAATCTGTTATGGAACCCCATCTGGATAAGCATGGCTCTCTCCTTTGGAAGCTTTGAGACACCGGGATACATGCAAGGTGAAGAATTCTTAACAGCCATCAACATCATTTTCCCGTATGTTACCAtagcccctggctggcccagggAAGTGCTAACTGCTGGTTACACCGGCCCATTGGTAGAAGATATGCTCACACTCTGTAAGGATCTCTGGCAACAAGTGTCATTTCAGCTGGAGGCTGTGGCGCTGAGTAGATCATGGCTGGCAACTACAAAGCTGTTGGAGATTTCACCCAGCTACACCATCACTGTGCAACACAGTTACACAGAGGGTAGCTACTGTGGTGGCTTCCCAGGACTCCGGTCTATCCGAACACATACACAGAAGGGGGTCTATTATAACATACCAAGACAATGCAGAAGTGCTTTGATGGTGGATgtcggggagggatagctcagtggtttgaacgttggcctgctaaacccagggttgtgagctcaatccttgagggggccatttagggatctggggcaaaaattggggattggtcctgctttgagcagggagttggactagatgacctcctgaggtcccttccaaccctgatattctgtgatcacTGTGTTTTCAAACCAACTTCTTAGAACTTCCCTGAGAGCCTGGTAAGTGCCCCAAGTTTTTCCAGGGCCCATTTGTTAGGAAAACTTCTCTTCTGAGTGATCAGCCTTGGCAAGCATTACTCT
Above is a genomic segment from Natator depressus isolate rNatDep1 chromosome 8, rNatDep2.hap1, whole genome shotgun sequence containing:
- the FAM151A gene encoding protein FAM151A encodes the protein MVSSQRRCPSIGVTGATVIGVCAVAVISTCIALAVCLTINRNPPQDSAPKPAFETDGDLLEYLLNLGSIDRNDGLLVTWYHSANKKSELADALKSDVMILEADVNIEGHNTPNETDKPIMAHPPATYSDNTLQEWLDVVLNSSSKGIKLDFKSIKAVGPSLNILLKKSSEVKLNRPLWLNADILMGPNVPINTAINASLFLSLVQEKYPNCTLSLGWTTLYSFLFPNKTYTQKMIQEMHSIAGTLPQRVTFPARAVLLRLAWPHFSWLLAQSHRYSLTLWQGKMDPITVEDLLFIRDNSRAEQIYYDIYNPVLSQFKEVALNSTRKRFYYPGGNLLDYFHPADSDELWIEWYGMDHYENRLETLSILKEKRGMIALDIALQNSTSGNLIPVALYPSAGLPLEQCLVTVYRHLNPWGIFLNITEPGALRPTLELLSKLYAQNLLWNPIWISMALSFGSFETPGYMQGEEFLTAINIIFPYVTIAPGWPREVLTAGYTGPLVEDMLTLCKDLWQQVSFQLEAVALSRSWLATTKLLEISPSYTITVQHSYTEGSYCGGFPGLRSIRTHTQKGVYYNIPRQCRSALMVDVGEG